A genomic segment from Cyanobium sp. NIES-981 encodes:
- a CDS encoding cyclic nucleotide-binding and patatin-like phospholipase domain-containing protein: MTTELTALLASALSGSGLLAGLDPAQITGLAPGRGRIEEGGELFRRGELGRHAYLVLQGVLGLHTGEAGQPGAFFRKVVAGELVGEYSPLSGEPRSASALALTAVDYLAFDRHQLDQLLECQPCLQTRFITALAEAASIGRDPGCMPLETIVIHLASPGSALTAAVLAQLPGHLRRLCGQLEILPDLQLHGLEPDAAGSGEAAGEQEPGDDPEARLHARLIEATRTGRPQLIVNRDPRAVSRRNRLLIDRLLILCDGEASRISLPEAADGEALLVRLWPREQQQPRSRDWATSQPFAQVLNLQPGRSSHLDRLARAILRRQNVLVLGGGGARGFAHIGALAALEELGLRDFDMVMGVSIGSLVASLAAFDLPAAEIFANLERVIIKARPYSFTLPRGSLFTLRNSRLELERFFGSARLQDSWLPLRCFSTNLSTNQLETWSTGAIPDAVIASMSVPGIFPPVEDARGHLHVDGGILNNLPVAAARRASDGRVVAISLDPEPAAATPAAGGSAAARTPPSLGRTIIDAMMCGSHAATQAQERLADLILRPDIGGFPFLEWKRYREIYAEGYAAAQARFREGWPAGH, translated from the coding sequence ATGACGACGGAGCTCACAGCGCTGCTGGCCAGCGCTCTCTCGGGGTCCGGGCTGCTGGCGGGGCTCGATCCGGCCCAGATCACGGGGCTCGCCCCAGGCCGCGGCCGGATCGAGGAGGGCGGCGAGCTGTTCCGCAGGGGAGAACTGGGCCGCCATGCCTATCTGGTGCTGCAGGGGGTGCTGGGGCTCCACACCGGCGAGGCGGGCCAGCCCGGCGCCTTCTTCCGCAAGGTGGTGGCCGGCGAACTGGTGGGGGAGTACAGCCCCCTGAGCGGCGAACCGCGCTCCGCCTCGGCCCTGGCCCTCACGGCGGTGGACTACCTGGCGTTCGATCGGCACCAGCTGGATCAGCTGCTGGAGTGCCAGCCCTGCCTGCAGACCCGCTTCATCACGGCGCTGGCGGAGGCCGCCTCGATCGGCCGCGACCCCGGCTGCATGCCGCTGGAGACAATCGTGATCCACCTGGCCAGCCCCGGCTCGGCGCTCACGGCGGCGGTGCTGGCGCAGCTGCCCGGGCACCTGCGGCGGCTGTGCGGGCAGCTGGAGATCCTGCCGGACCTCCAGCTCCATGGCCTGGAGCCGGACGCCGCCGGCAGCGGCGAGGCCGCGGGGGAGCAGGAACCGGGGGACGACCCGGAGGCACGGCTGCACGCCCGGCTGATCGAGGCCACCCGCACGGGCCGGCCCCAGCTGATCGTGAACCGGGATCCCCGGGCCGTGAGCCGCCGCAACCGGCTGCTGATCGACCGGCTGCTGATCCTCTGCGACGGCGAGGCCAGCCGGATCAGCCTGCCCGAGGCCGCCGACGGCGAGGCCCTGCTGGTGCGGCTCTGGCCCCGGGAGCAGCAGCAGCCCCGCTCCCGCGACTGGGCGACGAGCCAGCCCTTCGCCCAGGTGCTCAACCTGCAGCCCGGGCGCTCCTCCCACCTGGACCGGCTGGCCCGGGCCATCCTGCGGCGCCAGAACGTGCTGGTGCTGGGGGGCGGCGGCGCCAGGGGCTTCGCCCACATCGGCGCCCTGGCGGCCCTGGAGGAGCTGGGACTGCGGGATTTCGACATGGTGATGGGCGTGAGCATCGGCTCGCTGGTGGCGTCCCTGGCCGCCTTCGACCTGCCCGCCGCCGAGATCTTCGCCAACCTGGAGCGGGTGATCATCAAGGCGCGGCCCTACTCCTTCACGCTGCCCCGCGGCTCCCTGTTCACCCTGCGCAACTCGCGGCTGGAGCTGGAGCGCTTCTTCGGCAGCGCCCGCCTTCAGGACAGCTGGCTGCCGCTGCGCTGCTTCTCCACCAACCTCTCCACCAACCAGCTCGAAACCTGGAGCACGGGCGCCATCCCCGACGCCGTGATCGCCAGCATGTCGGTGCCGGGGATCTTCCCCCCCGTGGAGGACGCCCGGGGCCACCTGCACGTGGATGGGGGCATTCTCAACAACCTGCCGGTGGCGGCGGCCCGCCGGGCCAGTGACGGGCGGGTGGTGGCCATCTCGCTCGACCCCGAGCCCGCCGCGGCGACGCCGGCCGCCGGGGGCAGCGCCGCCGCGCGCACACCGCCTTCGCTGGGGCGCACGATCATCGACGCGATGATGTGCGGCTCCCACGCCGCCACCCAGGCCCAGGAGCGGCTGGCCGACCTGATCCTCCGGCCCGACATCGGTGGCTTTCCCTTCCTCGAGTGGAAGCGCTACCGGGAGATCTATGCCGAGGGCTATGCCGCGGCCCAGGCCCGGTTCAGGGAAGGCTGGCCTGCCGGCCACTGA
- a CDS encoding Coq4 family protein, with protein sequence MAEHQTRRHQINYLRTLSGVVGMIRNPEGTESVFDIEDGLRRTGAMDSFEARVAGLPGVRELMDERYLAQPLDVDVLAAMPAGSLGHALARHLLDHGFDPDYYRKVEVKSDLDWILMRMRQSHDIWHVVTGIGTDRVGEIALKAFELAQTWRPMAAVITCGGLLRYLLKDPEQMGAVLGGIGHGYQLGYKAQPLLAQRWEEHWSRPLAEWRRMVGLPEQPEALGMA encoded by the coding sequence ATGGCCGAACACCAGACCCGTCGTCACCAGATCAACTACCTCCGCACCCTCAGCGGCGTGGTGGGCATGATCCGTAACCCGGAGGGCACCGAGTCGGTGTTCGACATCGAGGACGGCCTGCGCCGCACCGGGGCTATGGACAGCTTCGAGGCCCGCGTGGCGGGCCTGCCCGGCGTGCGGGAGCTGATGGACGAGCGCTACCTGGCCCAGCCCCTCGACGTGGACGTGCTGGCCGCGATGCCCGCCGGCAGCCTCGGCCATGCCCTGGCCCGCCACCTGCTCGACCACGGCTTCGATCCCGACTACTACCGCAAGGTGGAGGTGAAGAGCGACCTCGACTGGATCCTGATGCGCATGCGCCAGAGCCATGACATCTGGCATGTGGTGACGGGCATCGGCACCGACCGGGTGGGGGAGATCGCCCTCAAGGCCTTCGAACTGGCCCAGACCTGGCGGCCGATGGCGGCCGTGATCACCTGCGGCGGCCTGCTCCGCTACCTGCTCAAGGATCCGGAGCAGATGGGGGCGGTGCTGGGCGGCATCGGCCACGGCTACCAGCTCGGCTACAAGGCCCAGCCGCTGCTGGCCCAGCGCTGGGAGGAGCACTGGAGCCGTCCGCTGGCGGAGTGGCGCCGGATGGTGGGGCTGCCGGAGCAGCCGGAAGCCCTGGGCATGGCCTGA
- the gshB gene encoding glutathione synthase: MVTSPALSAPDPAIGAGAQLFVIDPISRLKPAKDSTVALMQAAQRAGRPVWVATPADLSAREAAAGPGHGAWVRAEPVELAAISPELEGWRVPEPWYRLGQARPLPLTAFAHVWMRKDPPVDEAYLYATHLLDLAERQGVAVINRPAALRAWNEKLSSLRWSHLMAPTLVASRVEELAAFTGEHAEVVLKPLGGRAGQGVVFASAASPGLRALLELVTAQEQLPVMVQAFLPGVKAGDKRILLVDGEPLGAVNRVPSGGEFRSNLAVGGAPEATDLTEQERRICAELAPALRAEGLFFVGIDVIDGRLSEINVTSPTGIREVERLGGLPLADLTLEKLPHR; this comes from the coding sequence GTGGTGACCTCCCCGGCGTTGTCCGCCCCGGATCCGGCGATCGGGGCGGGAGCCCAGCTGTTCGTGATCGATCCGATCAGCCGCCTGAAGCCCGCCAAGGACTCCACCGTGGCCCTGATGCAGGCGGCCCAGCGGGCCGGCCGGCCCGTGTGGGTGGCCACCCCCGCCGACCTCTCCGCCCGGGAGGCCGCCGCCGGCCCCGGCCATGGCGCCTGGGTGCGGGCCGAGCCCGTGGAGCTGGCGGCGATCAGCCCGGAGCTTGAGGGCTGGCGCGTGCCCGAGCCCTGGTACCGCCTCGGGCAGGCCCGGCCGCTGCCCCTCACCGCCTTCGCCCACGTGTGGATGCGCAAGGACCCACCGGTGGATGAGGCCTACCTCTACGCCACCCACCTGCTCGATCTGGCCGAGCGCCAGGGGGTGGCGGTGATCAACCGGCCGGCGGCGCTGCGGGCCTGGAACGAGAAGCTCAGCTCCCTGCGCTGGAGCCACCTGATGGCGCCCACCCTGGTGGCCAGCCGGGTGGAGGAGCTGGCCGCCTTCACGGGCGAGCACGCCGAGGTGGTGCTCAAGCCGCTGGGTGGCCGCGCCGGCCAGGGGGTGGTGTTCGCCTCGGCGGCCAGTCCGGGGCTGCGGGCGCTGCTGGAGCTGGTGACGGCCCAGGAGCAGCTGCCGGTGATGGTGCAGGCGTTCCTGCCCGGGGTGAAGGCGGGCGACAAGCGCATCCTGCTGGTGGATGGCGAGCCGCTGGGGGCCGTGAACCGGGTGCCGAGCGGCGGCGAGTTCCGCAGCAACCTGGCGGTGGGCGGGGCGCCCGAGGCCACCGACCTCACCGAGCAGGAGCGCCGCATCTGCGCCGAACTGGCCCCCGCCCTGCGCGCCGAGGGGCTCTTCTTCGTGGGGATCGATGTGATCGACGGCCGCCTCAGCGAGATCAACGTGACCAGCCCCACCGGCATCCGCGAAGTGGAGCGGCTCGGAGGCCTCCCCCTGGCCGATCTCACGCTGGAAAAACTGCCCCACCGTTGA
- the grxC gene encoding glutaredoxin 3 → MAPHVEIYTWRACPFCIRAKALLDRKGVAYTEYAIDGDEPARSAMAERSGGRRSVPQTFIDGQHVGGCDDLHALERSGRLDALLAA, encoded by the coding sequence ATGGCCCCCCACGTCGAGATCTACACCTGGCGGGCCTGCCCCTTCTGCATCCGTGCCAAGGCCCTGCTCGACCGCAAGGGCGTGGCCTACACCGAGTACGCCATCGACGGCGACGAGCCGGCCCGCAGCGCCATGGCCGAACGCAGCGGTGGGCGCCGCAGCGTGCCCCAGACCTTCATCGACGGCCAGCACGTGGGCGGCTGCGACGACCTCCACGCCCTCGAGCGCAGCGGCCGGCTCGACGCCCTGCTGGCGGCCTGA